A window from Micromonospora profundi encodes these proteins:
- a CDS encoding DUF6582 domain-containing protein, with translation MKSTWKPHEQHGSLSEKDKRELPATVFAFPDERKEPLTDAAHVRNAIARFDQVQGVDDADRDLAFQNILAAAAHYGVEVAETDWHQLGRLPHTPNPAH, from the coding sequence ATGAAGTCCACCTGGAAGCCCCACGAGCAGCACGGCAGTCTCTCCGAGAAGGACAAGCGCGAGCTGCCGGCGACAGTCTTCGCGTTTCCGGACGAACGCAAGGAACCGCTTACCGACGCGGCACACGTCCGAAACGCCATCGCCCGCTTCGACCAGGTGCAGGGCGTGGACGACGCCGATCGTGACCTGGCGTTCCAGAATATTCTCGCCGCGGCTGCACACTATGGCGTCGAGGTCGCCGAGACCGACTGGCACCAGCTGGGTCGGCTACCCCACACGCCGAACCCCGCCCACTGA
- a CDS encoding OsmC family protein, with the protein MSDDSFRSVTVERTSVGRYVARNVRGGSLSMGTGEDASFTPVELLLAAIGGCTAVNVDHITSRRAEPTQFSVKISGDKIRDGAGGSRMRDLTVEFTVTFPEGADGDRAREALPRSMRQSHERLCTVSRTVELGTPVAVVDAAGAAAD; encoded by the coding sequence ATGAGTGATGACAGCTTCCGCTCGGTGACGGTCGAGCGCACCAGCGTGGGGCGATACGTCGCGCGCAACGTCCGCGGCGGATCGCTGTCGATGGGCACCGGCGAGGACGCCAGCTTCACGCCGGTGGAGCTGCTCCTGGCTGCCATCGGCGGCTGCACCGCGGTGAACGTGGACCACATCACCAGCCGTCGCGCCGAGCCGACGCAATTCTCCGTGAAGATCAGCGGCGACAAGATCCGGGACGGGGCCGGCGGTAGCCGCATGCGCGATCTCACCGTCGAGTTCACAGTGACGTTCCCCGAGGGCGCGGACGGTGACCGGGCACGCGAGGCGCTGCCCCGGTCGATGCGGCAGTCGCACGAACGACTGTGCACCGTCTCCCGTACCGTCGAACTGGGCACTCCCGTCGCGGTCGTCGATGCGGCTGGAGCCGCCGCCGACTGA
- a CDS encoding nuclear transport factor 2 family protein, whose translation MTPAEIFDSMRARWLANLPTYEEDSLADDVVIETPFAAPGSPTRTEGKQRVLEYTQAGRAGFPVQFHDCRNVVVHETADPEVIVVEYELVGTHTATGVTASAPFIGVLRTRDGKLAHWREYQHTLAIAQALA comes from the coding sequence GCCCGGTGGCTCGCGAACCTGCCCACCTACGAAGAGGACTCGCTCGCCGACGACGTGGTGATCGAGACACCGTTCGCCGCACCCGGCAGCCCTACGCGAACCGAGGGGAAGCAACGGGTTCTTGAGTACACGCAAGCCGGCAGGGCGGGGTTCCCGGTCCAGTTCCACGACTGCCGCAACGTGGTCGTGCACGAGACCGCCGACCCCGAGGTGATCGTCGTCGAGTACGAACTGGTCGGCACGCACACGGCGACCGGGGTAACCGCCTCGGCGCCGTTCATCGGGGTGCTGCGGACCCGGGACGGCAAACTGGCCCACTGGCGCGAATATCAGCACACCCTCGCCATCGCCCAGGCACTGGCCTGA